TGGCATCGGCAGCCGGTATCCTGACTTGATTTTTGCGTAAACCGGCTGTATAAGGCCGCCAAGCTTTTTGTAAATTCTGACAAAGAGTGGGCCCTGCGCCCGCTCTTTTGTGCTTTTTGGGGTATGGCATCGCTTTATGGCTGAGCTGATTGGACAACAGTTAAAAGACCCGTTGATGGCGAAAATCGTTGAGATTATCGAGCCGTCAATCAACGCGCTGGGCTTTGAGCTGGTTCGGGTTTCGATGACAGGTCAGGACCATAACATCCTGCAGATCATGGCAGATCGCCCGGGTGCGAAAGGCAGCATCAACGTTGAAGATTGCGCCCAAATCAGCCGTACGGTTTCTGCCCTGATGGATGTCGAGGACCCGATTTCAGGTGCCTATCACCTTGAAGTCAGTTCCCCGGGTATCGACCGCCCGCTGACCCGTGCCGCGCATTTTGACGTGTGGAAGGGATTTGAGGCAAAGGTCGAACTGGTGATGGCCAAGGATGGTCGTCGCCGTTTCAGCGGTGTGCTGGATGGGATTGAAGATAATACGGTCGCCCTGATTGTAGATGGCGAACGTGTCTTGTTGCCGTTGGCCGATATCGCAAAAGCGAAATTGGTCCTGACAGATGAATTGATCGCGCACGTCACCGGCGACCGCCGGAATGACGATAACGCAGAATAGAGGTTGGATATGGAAGCAACTTCGGGAATGCCGCGGCCGGAACTTTTGCAGGTC
Above is a window of Thalassospira sp. ER-Se-21-Dark DNA encoding:
- the rimP gene encoding ribosome maturation factor RimP codes for the protein MAKIVEIIEPSINALGFELVRVSMTGQDHNILQIMADRPGAKGSINVEDCAQISRTVSALMDVEDPISGAYHLEVSSPGIDRPLTRAAHFDVWKGFEAKVELVMAKDGRRRFSGVLDGIEDNTVALIVDGERVLLPLADIAKAKLVLTDELIAHVTGDRRNDDNAE